From the genome of Azospirillum brasilense, one region includes:
- a CDS encoding Trm112 family protein — MSAHPHDDTPADGKTQARVDPKFLEILVCPLTKGPLRYDAERAELISDRAGLAYPIRDGIPIMLIDEARSLDGKPGAA; from the coding sequence ATGAGCGCCCACCCCCACGACGACACGCCCGCCGACGGCAAGACGCAGGCGCGCGTCGATCCGAAGTTTCTGGAGATCCTCGTCTGCCCGCTGACCAAGGGGCCGCTGCGCTACGACGCCGAGCGCGCCGAGCTGATCAGCGACCGCGCCGGGCTGGCCTATCCGATCCGCGACGGCATTCCGATCATGCTGATCGACGAGGCCCGCAGCCTCGACGGGAAGCCGGGGGCGGCCTGA
- a CDS encoding gamma-butyrobetaine hydroxylase-like domain-containing protein yields MSDEQFASDAFGTKHWPVEVRLKKEEKRLEVDFDNGQTFSYPAEFLRVHSPSAEVQGHGPGQKQTVSARRHVGIMSLEAIGHYALRIVFDDLHDSGIYSWKLLYELGEDQDRLWAEYLAELEAKGLSRDPRGRR; encoded by the coding sequence ATGTCCGACGAGCAATTCGCGTCGGACGCCTTCGGCACCAAGCACTGGCCGGTGGAAGTCCGGCTGAAGAAGGAGGAGAAGCGGCTGGAGGTCGATTTCGACAATGGCCAAACCTTCTCCTACCCGGCGGAGTTCCTGCGCGTCCACAGCCCGAGTGCCGAGGTGCAGGGCCACGGTCCCGGCCAGAAGCAGACCGTCTCGGCCCGCCGCCATGTCGGCATCATGAGCCTGGAGGCCATCGGCCATTATGCTCTGCGGATCGTCTTCGACGACCTGCACGACAGCGGCATCTACTCCTGGAAGCTGCTGTACGAGCTGGGCGAGGACCAGGATCGCCTGTGGGCGGAGTATCTGGCGGAGCTGGAGGCCAAGGGCCTGAGCCGCGATCCGCGCGGCCGGCGCTGA
- a CDS encoding cupin domain-containing protein, with protein sequence MSFALLTDPARPTVEPETGSPSPDRVLSGAPVFTTWNEYESADGKRYAGVWRSTPGSWRIVYDEWEYCEILEGTSTISHADGRRWTVGPGDRFTLEPGFDGVWEVLETTTKRYVVILP encoded by the coding sequence ATGAGCTTCGCCCTGCTGACCGATCCCGCCCGCCCCACCGTGGAACCCGAAACCGGCAGCCCGTCCCCCGACCGCGTCCTGTCCGGCGCACCGGTCTTCACCACCTGGAACGAGTACGAGTCGGCGGACGGCAAACGCTACGCCGGGGTCTGGCGCTCCACCCCCGGCTCCTGGCGGATCGTCTACGACGAGTGGGAGTATTGCGAGATCCTGGAGGGCACCAGCACCATCAGCCACGCCGACGGACGCCGCTGGACCGTCGGCCCCGGCGACCGCTTCACGCTGGAACCCGGCTTCGACGGCGTGTGGGAGGTGCTGGAGACCACGACGAAACGCTACGTGGTTATCCTTCCCTGA
- a CDS encoding HAD family hydrolase — protein sequence MIDTIAFDGDDTLWHNESLFSMTQDRFRALLANHLADPADIDRRLLQAERENLRVYGYGIKGFVLSMIETAVDLTDGRIGGRDIQSLVEFGKAMLEHPVDLLDGVQEVVEGLSGRYRLLLVTKGDLFDQESKIARSGLAERFDAIEIVSEKDPATYRRLLDRHGVDPARFVMVGNSVRSDILPVLAVGGHAVHVPYHVTWAHEVAEPPTENYRRIDSLHGLPPLLAAW from the coding sequence ATGATCGATACCATCGCCTTCGACGGCGACGACACGCTGTGGCACAACGAATCCCTGTTCTCGATGACGCAGGACCGCTTCCGCGCGCTGCTCGCCAACCATCTGGCCGATCCCGCGGACATCGACCGGCGGCTGCTGCAGGCCGAGCGCGAGAACCTCCGCGTCTACGGCTACGGCATCAAGGGCTTCGTCCTGTCGATGATCGAGACGGCGGTGGACCTGACCGACGGGCGCATCGGCGGGCGGGACATCCAGAGCCTCGTCGAGTTCGGCAAGGCGATGCTGGAACACCCGGTCGATCTGCTCGACGGGGTGCAGGAGGTGGTGGAGGGGCTGTCCGGGCGCTACCGGCTGCTGCTCGTCACCAAGGGCGACCTGTTCGACCAGGAAAGCAAGATCGCCCGCTCCGGCCTCGCCGAACGATTCGACGCCATCGAGATCGTCAGCGAGAAGGACCCGGCCACCTACCGCCGCCTGCTCGACCGCCATGGGGTGGACCCGGCGCGCTTCGTCATGGTGGGCAATTCCGTGCGGTCGGACATCCTGCCGGTGCTGGCCGTCGGCGGCCACGCCGTCCATGTGCCCTACCACGTCACCTGGGCGCACGAGGTGGCCGAGCCGCCCACCGAGAATTACCGCCGCATCGACAGCCTGCACGGCCTGCCGCCGCTGCTCGCCGCCTGGTGA
- a CDS encoding DUF1127 domain-containing protein: protein MAIALRTAPAGRTLRPAPVAYVLDSVLDTFALWRQRTITRRELARLDDRMLHDIGISQIDVEGEISKPFWKA, encoded by the coding sequence ATGGCAATCGCTCTGCGCACGGCCCCCGCCGGCCGTACCCTGCGCCCTGCTCCGGTGGCGTATGTGCTGGACAGCGTTCTGGACACGTTCGCCCTGTGGCGGCAGCGCACCATCACCCGCCGCGAGCTGGCTCGGCTGGACGACCGGATGCTGCACGACATCGGCATCTCCCAGATCGACGTCGAAGGCGAGATCAGCAAGCCGTTCTGGAAGGCGTAA
- a CDS encoding type III PLP-dependent enzyme, which translates to MTDKIARFFEEQRPQTPCLVVDLDVVEANYHDLEEALPDARIFYAVKANPAPEILGLLTRLGSAFDTASVPEIQMVLAAGCAPERISYGNTIKKEADIRRAFELGVRLFAFDSEAELEKIARAAPGARVFCRILTSGEGAEWPLSRKFGCDLAMARELLLKAKGMNVVPYGVSFHVGSQQKDLMQWDHAIFQVAQLFRELEVLGVDLGMINLGGGFPTRYRTDVPETTAYGQAIFESLRTHFGNRLPEAIVEPGRSMVGNAGIIESEVVLVSRKSANDVKRWVYLDIGKFSGLAETMDEAIQYPIQVMGAPEGEGGEGDTEAVVLAGPTCDSADVLYERAEYKLPMDLKAGDRVRIHATGAYTTTYSAVCFNGFAPLQQICI; encoded by the coding sequence ATGACCGATAAGATTGCGCGCTTTTTCGAAGAGCAGCGCCCGCAGACCCCGTGCCTCGTCGTCGATCTGGACGTCGTGGAAGCGAACTACCACGACCTGGAGGAAGCGCTCCCGGACGCCCGGATCTTCTACGCCGTGAAGGCCAATCCGGCGCCGGAGATCCTCGGCCTGCTGACCCGTCTGGGCTCCGCCTTCGACACCGCCAGCGTCCCGGAAATCCAGATGGTGCTGGCCGCCGGCTGCGCGCCGGAGCGCATCTCCTACGGCAACACCATCAAGAAGGAAGCGGACATCCGCCGCGCCTTCGAGCTGGGCGTACGCCTGTTCGCCTTCGACAGCGAGGCGGAGCTCGAGAAGATCGCCCGCGCCGCCCCCGGCGCCCGCGTCTTCTGCCGCATCCTGACCTCCGGCGAGGGCGCCGAGTGGCCGCTGTCGCGCAAGTTCGGCTGCGACCTCGCCATGGCGCGGGAGCTGCTGCTGAAGGCCAAGGGCATGAACGTCGTTCCCTACGGCGTGTCCTTCCACGTCGGCTCGCAGCAGAAGGACCTGATGCAGTGGGACCACGCCATCTTCCAGGTGGCGCAGCTGTTCCGCGAGCTTGAGGTGCTGGGCGTCGACCTCGGCATGATCAACCTGGGCGGCGGCTTCCCCACCCGCTACCGCACCGACGTGCCGGAAACCACCGCCTACGGCCAGGCCATCTTCGAGTCCCTGCGCACCCACTTCGGCAACCGCCTGCCGGAAGCCATCGTGGAGCCGGGCCGCAGCATGGTCGGCAACGCCGGCATCATCGAGAGCGAGGTCGTCCTCGTCTCCCGCAAGTCGGCCAACGACGTGAAGCGCTGGGTCTATCTGGACATCGGCAAGTTCAGCGGTCTCGCCGAGACGATGGACGAGGCGATCCAGTACCCGATCCAGGTGATGGGCGCCCCTGAAGGCGAGGGCGGCGAGGGCGACACCGAGGCGGTCGTGCTGGCCGGCCCGACCTGCGACAGCGCCGACGTGCTCTACGAGCGCGCCGAGTACAAGCTGCCGATGGACCTGAAGGCTGGCGACCGCGTGCGCATCCACGCCACGGGCGCCTACACGACCACCTACTCGGCGGTCTGCTTCAACGGCTTCGCCCCGCTCCAGCAGATCTGCATCTGA
- a CDS encoding MgtC/SapB family protein: MDLSTAIPVWDMAARLAAAAVCGAALGLDREVRGKAAGLRTHTLVAISAAVTTLVALELYWGMAGKGTGGGDMDPTRVIQGIAQAIGFISAGVMFRAGTTVRGATTAAVIWMAGALGIACGAGFYVLAGMALALCLAVTIVFSYALRWIPESVKSED; this comes from the coding sequence ATGGACTTGAGTACGGCCATTCCGGTCTGGGACATGGCGGCCCGGCTGGCTGCGGCGGCGGTTTGCGGCGCGGCGCTGGGACTCGACCGCGAGGTCCGGGGCAAGGCGGCGGGGCTGCGCACCCACACGTTGGTGGCCATCAGCGCGGCGGTGACGACCCTGGTTGCGCTGGAGCTTTACTGGGGCATGGCCGGGAAGGGGACCGGCGGGGGCGACATGGACCCCACCCGCGTCATCCAGGGCATCGCCCAGGCCATCGGCTTCATCAGCGCCGGGGTGATGTTCCGCGCCGGGACGACGGTGCGCGGAGCGACCACCGCGGCGGTGATCTGGATGGCCGGCGCGCTGGGCATCGCCTGCGGAGCCGGATTCTACGTGCTGGCGGGGATGGCGCTGGCGCTCTGCCTGGCCGTGACGATCGTCTTCTCCTACGCCCTGCGCTGGATACCTGAGTCCGTCAAGTCCGAGGACTGA
- a CDS encoding multidrug effflux MFS transporter: MPRPDSLTVRVLLTALVAFGPLSTDLYLPSLPTLVTVFGTDMATVQLTLSVFLAGFAVSQLVYGPVSDRFGRRPALLGGILIYLVASAACALTDDIETLIVARFFQALGACCGPVVARAVVRDVFGRDRAATVLAYMAMAMTLAPAAGPILGGVLTEWFGWRSNFLLLTGFAALILAATWALMAETNANRDETALQPGRLFANYALLLRDRGFVGQMLTVAFAYSGIFAFISGSSFVLIGRLHLTPAQFGASFGAVVLGYAVGSFLAGRLSARLGGPRMIRTGTAVSLAGGLLGVGLALGGVLHLAAVVGPVFLFMLGAGLTLPNAMAGAVAPYPMMAGLASSLVGFVQMTVAALIGVALGHSHADSQLPMMTAIGLVALGGALAHRLLVSPRT, encoded by the coding sequence ATGCCCCGTCCCGATTCCCTGACCGTCCGCGTGCTGCTGACGGCGCTCGTCGCCTTCGGCCCGCTGTCCACCGACCTCTACCTGCCCTCCCTGCCCACCTTGGTCACCGTGTTCGGCACAGACATGGCCACGGTGCAGCTCACCCTGTCGGTCTTCCTCGCCGGCTTCGCGGTGTCGCAGCTCGTCTACGGGCCGGTGTCGGACCGGTTCGGACGGCGGCCCGCCCTGCTCGGCGGCATTCTCATCTATCTGGTGGCGAGTGCCGCCTGCGCGCTGACCGACGACATCGAAACGCTGATCGTCGCGCGCTTCTTCCAGGCGCTGGGCGCCTGCTGCGGCCCGGTGGTGGCGCGGGCCGTGGTGCGCGACGTCTTCGGACGCGACCGGGCCGCCACCGTGCTGGCCTACATGGCGATGGCCATGACGCTGGCCCCCGCCGCCGGCCCCATCCTGGGCGGCGTCCTGACGGAGTGGTTCGGCTGGCGGAGCAACTTCCTGCTGCTGACCGGCTTCGCCGCCCTGATCCTGGCCGCCACCTGGGCTCTGATGGCGGAAACCAACGCCAACCGCGACGAGACGGCACTGCAACCAGGCCGGTTGTTCGCCAACTACGCGCTGCTGCTGCGCGACCGCGGCTTCGTTGGGCAGATGCTGACGGTGGCCTTCGCCTACAGCGGCATCTTCGCCTTCATTTCCGGGTCCAGCTTCGTCCTGATCGGGCGGCTGCACCTGACGCCCGCGCAGTTCGGGGCGAGCTTCGGCGCGGTGGTGCTGGGTTACGCGGTGGGGTCCTTCCTCGCCGGGCGGCTGAGCGCGCGGCTGGGCGGGCCGCGGATGATCCGCACCGGCACGGCGGTCTCGCTGGCCGGCGGGCTGCTCGGGGTGGGGCTGGCGCTGGGCGGGGTGCTGCATCTGGCGGCGGTGGTGGGTCCCGTCTTCCTTTTCATGCTGGGCGCCGGGCTGACCCTGCCCAACGCCATGGCCGGGGCGGTCGCCCCCTATCCGATGATGGCCGGGCTGGCCTCCTCGCTGGTCGGCTTCGTGCAGATGACCGTGGCGGCGCTGATCGGCGTGGCCCTCGGACACAGCCACGCGGACAGCCAGCTTCCCATGATGACGGCGATCGGGCTGGTCGCGCTCGGCGGTGCGCTGGCGCACCGGCTTCTGGTCAGTCCTCGGACTTGA
- a CDS encoding M48 family metallopeptidase, which translates to MLFRRKSHPSKTQAKTQAPRPKAPRALAVAGLPVPLELRESARARRMTLRVDAGRGLIQVVIPVGVPEAEALRFVGRHDGWVRARLAALPPQLPFADGAVVPYLGVDHIIRHSPDLRGATRREDGAILVGGRAEHVARRVRDFLMAEARRELAERSRTKAALIGARVAAVTVRDTKSRWGSCSATGRLSFSWRLILTPESVLDYVVGHEVAHLREMNHSQRFWTLCAQLTGDVRTPRLWLKANGTRLLRYGEGSGEGTEMVSPANDGHAETP; encoded by the coding sequence ATGCTTTTCCGCCGCAAATCCCACCCCTCCAAAACCCAGGCCAAAACCCAGGCTCCACGCCCCAAGGCCCCGCGCGCCCTGGCGGTCGCCGGCCTGCCCGTGCCGCTGGAGTTGCGGGAAAGCGCCCGCGCCCGCCGGATGACCCTGCGGGTGGACGCCGGACGCGGGCTGATCCAAGTGGTGATCCCGGTGGGCGTCCCGGAAGCCGAGGCGCTGCGCTTCGTCGGGCGGCACGACGGCTGGGTCCGGGCGCGGCTGGCCGCCCTGCCGCCGCAGCTTCCCTTCGCCGACGGGGCGGTGGTGCCCTATCTGGGGGTCGACCACATCATCCGGCACAGCCCGGACCTGCGCGGGGCGACCCGGCGCGAGGACGGCGCGATCCTGGTCGGCGGCCGGGCGGAGCATGTCGCCCGCCGGGTGCGCGACTTCCTGATGGCGGAGGCGCGGCGCGAGCTGGCCGAGCGGTCGCGCACCAAGGCCGCGCTGATCGGCGCGCGGGTCGCTGCCGTCACCGTGCGCGACACCAAGAGTCGTTGGGGAAGCTGCTCGGCCACCGGACGCCTCTCCTTCTCATGGCGGCTGATCCTGACGCCGGAGTCCGTGCTGGATTACGTGGTGGGGCACGAGGTGGCGCATCTGCGCGAGATGAACCACTCCCAGCGGTTCTGGACGCTGTGTGCGCAGCTGACCGGCGACGTGCGCACGCCCCGCCTCTGGCTGAAGGCCAACGGCACGCGGCTGCTTCGTTATGGCGAGGGCAGCGGCGAGGGGACGGAAATGGTTTCACCTGCAAATGACGGTCATGCCGAAACGCCGTGA
- a CDS encoding PAS domain-containing sensor histidine kinase yields MTDRAIWLEALVSANGAAHALLGLDARLLVVNQAFAAAFGRLPEEADGKDLTELGVPTAIVSQVEAQVRRVVLTRTPVSAFGLLPRGEMVLSPVRDADGVVTAVAAIADTNAAALAAARAEAERAKTETERVRQEAETGRTAIGRFLSAASHDLRQPFQAMHLFHHLLMGRLTDPGARDLGEKLEMSIEAAEALLRALLDVSKLEAGLVRMQVQTFPIDETLGRLLNEFAPEADAKALRFNVRPADAEVSTDPVLLEQLLRPILSNALRFTESGGVLLAARRRGGALRIEVWDTGLGIAPADQSAIFDDFRQLGNPNRDRRHGLGLGLAIVRRLATLLGLPVSLRSVPGKGSVFAVDVPLAAASAAELPVESSSAA; encoded by the coding sequence ATGACGGATCGTGCGATCTGGCTTGAGGCTCTGGTCTCCGCCAATGGCGCCGCTCACGCTCTGCTTGGGCTGGACGCGCGGCTTCTCGTGGTCAACCAGGCTTTCGCCGCGGCTTTCGGCCGCTTGCCGGAGGAGGCGGACGGCAAGGATCTGACCGAACTGGGCGTTCCGACGGCCATCGTGTCCCAGGTGGAGGCGCAGGTCCGCCGTGTCGTCCTCACCAGGACCCCGGTGTCGGCCTTCGGCCTGCTGCCCCGTGGCGAAATGGTGCTGAGCCCGGTGCGCGACGCGGACGGGGTCGTGACCGCGGTCGCCGCTATCGCCGACACCAACGCCGCTGCTCTGGCTGCCGCCCGCGCCGAAGCCGAGCGCGCGAAGACCGAGACCGAGCGGGTCCGCCAGGAAGCCGAGACGGGACGCACCGCCATCGGGCGCTTCCTGTCGGCGGCCAGCCACGACCTGCGCCAGCCCTTCCAGGCCATGCACCTGTTCCACCATCTGCTGATGGGCCGCCTGACCGATCCCGGCGCGCGCGATCTGGGCGAGAAGCTGGAAATGTCGATCGAGGCGGCGGAAGCGCTCCTGCGCGCCCTGCTGGACGTGTCGAAGCTGGAGGCCGGGCTGGTCCGGATGCAGGTTCAGACCTTCCCCATCGACGAGACGCTGGGCCGCCTGCTCAACGAGTTCGCGCCGGAGGCCGACGCCAAGGCCCTGCGCTTCAACGTCCGCCCCGCGGATGCGGAGGTGAGCACCGACCCGGTGCTGCTGGAGCAGCTTCTGCGCCCGATCCTGTCCAACGCCCTGCGCTTCACCGAGTCGGGTGGCGTGCTGCTGGCGGCGCGGCGGCGCGGCGGCGCGTTGCGCATCGAGGTGTGGGACACCGGCCTCGGTATCGCCCCCGCCGACCAGTCGGCGATCTTCGACGACTTCCGCCAACTCGGCAACCCGAACCGCGACCGCCGGCACGGGCTGGGGCTCGGCCTCGCCATCGTGCGGCGTCTGGCGACGCTGCTGGGCCTGCCGGTCTCGTTGCGCTCGGTGCCAGGCAAGGGCTCCGTCTTTGCGGTGGACGTCCCGCTGGCGGCGGCGAGCGCCGCGGAACTGCCGGTCGAGAGCAGCAGCGCGGCGTGA
- the ugpB gene encoding sn-glycerol-3-phosphate ABC transporter substrate-binding protein UgpB, with product MLTRRKLAVSTAAFALAAGFTGAAYAQQKTVVEFWHGLPQPLGGQLEQVVKGFNDSQDKVQVNPTFKGSYPETMQAAIAAFRAGNAPHIVQMFEVGTATMLSAGPAIKPVHQLMSETGSGLDAAAYIPAVRGYYSSKDGKMMALPFNSSTTITFYNKDAFQKAGLDPNKPPATWPEVADAARKLKAAGVTCPMTFSWPTWTQFEQVGALHDKPFASEANGFGGLNATLKINDPFFVKHLQTLIDLQKEGALRYGGRDNAADSLFPSGECAMIQASSGLRGRIVKEAKFNWGAAPLPYWPDAISSPKNSIIGGAAFWVMTSPKRTADEYKAVAAFFSYLARPEVDAKWHMDTGYVPVTLQGFELAKKEGFYDKNPGAEVPAEQLTRTATTENTMGLRLGNLPEIRNIIQEEMERAFQGQQTAQQALDNAVKRGDTVLRNFERANKN from the coding sequence ATGCTGACCCGCCGCAAGCTCGCCGTCTCGACGGCCGCCTTCGCGCTCGCCGCCGGTTTCACCGGCGCCGCCTACGCCCAGCAGAAGACTGTCGTCGAATTCTGGCACGGCCTGCCCCAGCCGCTCGGCGGCCAGCTCGAGCAGGTGGTGAAGGGCTTCAACGACAGCCAGGACAAGGTCCAGGTCAACCCGACCTTCAAGGGCAGCTATCCAGAGACGATGCAGGCGGCCATCGCCGCCTTCCGCGCCGGCAACGCCCCGCACATCGTGCAGATGTTCGAGGTCGGCACCGCCACCATGCTGTCCGCCGGCCCGGCCATCAAGCCGGTGCACCAGCTGATGAGCGAGACGGGGTCGGGGCTCGACGCTGCGGCCTACATCCCGGCGGTCCGGGGCTATTACAGCTCCAAGGACGGCAAGATGATGGCCCTGCCGTTCAACAGCTCCACCACCATCACCTTCTACAACAAGGACGCCTTCCAGAAGGCCGGGCTCGACCCCAACAAGCCGCCGGCGACTTGGCCGGAGGTGGCCGACGCGGCGCGCAAGCTGAAGGCGGCGGGCGTGACCTGCCCGATGACCTTCTCCTGGCCGACCTGGACGCAGTTCGAGCAGGTCGGCGCGCTCCACGACAAGCCCTTCGCGTCGGAGGCCAACGGCTTCGGCGGGCTGAACGCCACGCTGAAGATCAACGACCCGTTCTTCGTGAAGCATCTCCAGACGCTGATCGACCTGCAGAAGGAAGGCGCGCTGCGCTACGGCGGCCGCGACAACGCCGCGGACTCGCTGTTCCCGTCGGGCGAATGCGCGATGATCCAGGCCTCGTCCGGCCTGCGCGGGCGCATCGTCAAGGAGGCCAAGTTCAATTGGGGTGCCGCGCCGCTGCCCTACTGGCCGGACGCCATCTCCTCGCCGAAGAACTCGATCATCGGCGGCGCCGCCTTCTGGGTGATGACCTCGCCCAAGCGCACCGCCGACGAGTACAAGGCCGTCGCCGCCTTCTTCAGCTACCTCGCCCGCCCGGAGGTGGACGCCAAGTGGCACATGGACACCGGCTACGTCCCGGTGACGCTGCAGGGCTTCGAGTTGGCGAAGAAAGAGGGCTTCTACGACAAGAACCCCGGCGCCGAGGTGCCGGCGGAGCAGTTGACCCGGACCGCCACCACGGAGAACACCATGGGGCTGCGGCTGGGCAACCTGCCGGAGATCCGCAACATCATCCAGGAGGAGATGGAGCGGGCGTTCCAGGGCCAGCAGACCGCCCAGCAGGCGCTGGACAACGCGGTGAAGCGCGGCGACACGGTCCTGCGCAACTTCGAGCGCGCCAACAAGAACTGA
- the ugpA gene encoding sn-glycerol-3-phosphate ABC transporter permease UgpA, with product MQRRVIFDNRALPYLLLAPQVAVTLIFFIWPAAQALWQSVHLQDAFGLRSQFVGLENFQAVLSDPNYLETVKTTIVFSASVTFLSLVSALGLAVLADAKIRAAAAYKTLLIWPYALAPAVAAVLWMFIFNPDIGILGRALNNLGYAWDYRLNDGQALTMVILAASWKQVSYNFIFFLAGLQAIPRSVLEAASIDGAGAVRRFWTITFPLLSPTTFFLLVVNIVYAFFETFGTIHALTHGGPGKATETLIFRVYQDGVVNHDLGGSSAQSVILMVIVIALTAIQFRFVERKVHYS from the coding sequence ATGCAACGTCGCGTGATTTTCGACAACAGGGCGTTGCCCTACCTGCTGCTGGCGCCGCAGGTGGCGGTGACGCTGATCTTCTTCATCTGGCCGGCGGCGCAGGCGCTGTGGCAGTCGGTGCATCTCCAGGACGCCTTCGGCCTGCGCAGCCAGTTCGTCGGGCTGGAGAATTTCCAGGCGGTGCTGAGCGACCCGAACTATCTGGAGACGGTCAAGACCACCATCGTCTTCAGCGCGTCGGTGACCTTCCTGTCGCTGGTCTCCGCGCTGGGGCTGGCGGTGCTGGCCGATGCGAAGATCCGGGCGGCGGCGGCCTACAAGACGCTGCTGATCTGGCCCTACGCGCTGGCGCCCGCGGTGGCGGCGGTGCTGTGGATGTTCATCTTCAACCCGGACATCGGCATCCTGGGCCGCGCGCTGAACAACCTCGGCTACGCCTGGGACTACCGGCTGAACGACGGGCAGGCGCTGACGATGGTCATCCTGGCGGCGAGCTGGAAACAGGTCTCCTACAACTTCATCTTCTTCCTGGCCGGGCTGCAGGCCATCCCGCGCTCCGTCCTCGAGGCGGCGAGCATCGACGGGGCGGGGGCGGTGCGCCGCTTCTGGACGATCACCTTCCCGCTGCTGTCGCCGACCACCTTCTTCCTGCTGGTGGTGAACATCGTCTATGCCTTCTTCGAGACCTTCGGCACGATCCACGCCCTGACCCACGGCGGGCCGGGCAAGGCCACGGAGACGCTGATCTTCCGCGTCTACCAGGACGGCGTGGTCAACCACGACCTGGGCGGTTCCTCGGCGCAGTCGGTGATCCTGATGGTCATCGTCATCGCGCTGACCGCCATACAGTTCCGCTTCGTCGAGCGCAAGGTGCATTACTCATGA
- the ugpE gene encoding sn-glycerol-3-phosphate ABC transporter permease UgpE, translating into MNRDRDNPRSGGRLMDMVPHLILMLGVLIFAFPIYVTVIGSTWDAATIGRGNLPLTPGGEMLNNYASAWSESQGNRVMHTPVRIMMWNSLVMALVIALGKIAISIISAYAVAFFRFPLRMVFFWMIFITLMLPVEVRIIPTYEVVANLGLIDSYAGLTIPLIASATATLLFRQFFLTIPDELVEAAKIDGAGALRFFVDVVLPLSRTNIAALFVILFIYGWNQYLWPLLITNSAEMETVVIGITKMIGNGEAATDWNLIMATTVLAMLPPVAVVVLMQRWFVKGLVDSEK; encoded by the coding sequence ATGAACCGCGACCGCGACAACCCGCGCTCCGGCGGGCGCCTGATGGACATGGTCCCGCACCTGATCCTGATGCTGGGCGTCTTGATCTTCGCCTTTCCGATCTACGTGACGGTCATCGGCTCGACCTGGGACGCCGCCACCATCGGGCGCGGCAACCTGCCGCTGACGCCCGGCGGCGAGATGCTGAACAACTACGCCTCGGCCTGGAGCGAATCGCAGGGCAACCGCGTCATGCACACGCCCGTGCGCATCATGATGTGGAACAGCCTCGTCATGGCGCTGGTCATCGCGCTGGGCAAGATCGCCATCTCGATCATCTCGGCCTATGCGGTGGCCTTCTTCCGCTTCCCGCTGCGCATGGTCTTCTTCTGGATGATCTTCATCACGCTGATGCTGCCGGTTGAGGTGCGAATCATCCCGACCTACGAGGTGGTGGCCAACCTTGGGCTGATCGACAGCTACGCCGGGCTGACCATCCCGCTGATCGCCTCGGCCACGGCGACGCTGCTGTTCCGGCAATTCTTCCTGACCATCCCGGACGAGCTGGTGGAGGCCGCGAAGATCGACGGGGCGGGGGCGCTGCGCTTCTTTGTGGACGTGGTGCTGCCCCTGTCGCGCACCAACATTGCGGCGCTGTTCGTCATCCTCTTCATCTACGGCTGGAACCAGTATCTCTGGCCGCTGCTGATCACCAACAGCGCGGAGATGGAGACGGTGGTCATCGGCATCACCAAGATGATCGGCAACGGCGAGGCCGCGACCGACTGGAACCTCATCATGGCGACGACGGTGCTGGCCATGCTGCCGCCGGTGGCGGTGGTCGTGCTGATGCAGCGTTGGTTCGTCAAAGGCCTTGTGGACAGCGAGAAATAA